A part of Ziziphus jujuba cultivar Dongzao chromosome 8, ASM3175591v1 genomic DNA contains:
- the LOC107413216 gene encoding U11/U12 small nuclear ribonucleoprotein 31 kDa protein has protein sequence MVRKKTKNKKDSDNNSDSDDDTFYYRYSSAPAPPSFSAAQSPRQKNPTTTTTSIINGGSSSSSSLAPSKSTIYVSNLDYSLTNSDLHTLFSTFGKIARVTILKHRDTRLSRGVAFIQFVSRNDAASAARQMHGKILNGRKLAASIAADNGRAPEFIRKRVYRDKSRCYECGVEGHLSYECPKNQLGPRERPVPKRGRKGGWSGGGKKEDEGEDLVDDGGEGFEDDNWASVVDGGANERLLKGSDNGVMEERKKMKKASYFSDESDGDEE, from the coding sequence ATGGTGAGAAAGAAGaccaaaaacaagaaagatTCTGACAACAATTCCGACTCCGACGACGATACCTTCTACTACCGCTATTCCTCTGCCCCTGCTCCTCCTTCTTTTTCCGCTGCTCAATCCCCTCGTCAGAAGAACCCGACCACCACCACTACCTCCATCATCAATGGCGGCTCaagctcttcttcttccttagcCCCATCCAAATCAACCATCTACGTCTCCAACCTCGATTACTCCCTCACCAACTCCGACCTCCACACCCTCTTCTCCACCTTCGGCAAGATCGCACGCGTCACCATCCTCAAGCACCGCGACACGCGCCTCAGCCGCGGAGTCGCCTTCATCCAGTTCGTCTCCCGAAACGATGCCGCTTCCGCGGCACGCCAGATGCACGGGAAGATCCTTAACGGCCGTAAGCTCGCCGCCTCCATCGCCGCCGATAACGGCAGAGCGCCGGAGTTCATACGGAAGAGGGTTTACAGGGACAAGAGCCGGTGCTACGAGTGCGGAGTGGAAGGGCACTTGTCGTACGAGTGTCCTAAGAACCAGCTTGGCCCCAGGGAGCGTCCGGTTCCCAAGAGAGGGAGGAAGGGTGGTTGGAGTGGTGGTGGCAAGAAGGAGGATGAGGGTGAGGATTTGGTGGATGATGGCGGGGAAGGTTTTGAGGATGATAATTGGGCTTCGGTGGTGGATGGCGGTGCCAATGAGAGGTTGTTGAAGGGGAGTGATAATGGTGTTATGGAggagaggaagaagatgaagaaagcTAGCTATTTCAGTGATGAGAGTGATGGTGACGAGGAATAA